One region of Alosa alosa isolate M-15738 ecotype Scorff River chromosome 1, AALO_Geno_1.1, whole genome shotgun sequence genomic DNA includes:
- the LOC125304678 gene encoding LOW QUALITY PROTEIN: midnolin-like (The sequence of the model RefSeq protein was modified relative to this genomic sequence to represent the inferred CDS: deleted 1 base in 1 codon): MDRHPDARSCSCAILGATSCCPRLVSSEPSMNLSIKSTTGTRFELSLPREETVEGLKRRLAQKLRVPKERLALLHKDTRLTSGPLQDFGVVCGSKLTLVPSVESGLMSQSSRPEQSIMQALESLTETQVSDFLCGRCPLTLALRVGDHMMFVQLQLAAQQSGSQQPPHRHTSRGPSGTHGAAAGSSPTGSGHGPLRSPVHTQETAMPGVSEAPPRCPSAMPGSHSTATPCPQTEGSSMSTATGGQARKPGAVIESFVNHAPGVFSGTFSGTLHPSCQDVSGRPRRDISTILQILNDLLSATRHYQGSAPTPAAVPTLCHLRCPPRPRAHSSTSSSPPPSPSPSLSPPASPRAHTHSHTTGLQQQHARTTGFERERHWENRATRCKVERLQMLLQQRRLSQAGSPHTQPPHAWSAQATGWVVAGHSSSSAASSSSSSAAAPDGDAASLELEYEDAAWRPEGPPTDLSSEVIMA, from the exons ATGGACCGGCACCCAGACGCCCGCAGTTGTAGCTGTGCCATCCTCGGAGCCACGTCCTGTTGCCCCCGTCTTGTCTCAAGCGAACCGTCCATGAATTTGTCTATTAAGTCGACCACCGGCACGCGCTTTGAGCTCTCTCTTCCACGCGAGGAGACTGTGGAAGGACTAAAGAGGAGGCTCGCACAAAAACTCCGGGTCCCCAAAGAAAGGCTCGCTCTTCTGCACAAAGACAC GAGGTTGACCTCGGGACCACTGCAGGACTTTGGCGTTGTGTGCGGGAGTAAACTGACCCTGGTGCCGTCAGTGGAAAGTGGTTTGATG TCGCAGTCATCCAGACCCGAGCAGTCAATCATGCAGGCGCTTGAGAGTCTCACGGAAactcag GTGAGTGATTTCCTGTGCGGTCGCTGTCCCCTGACCCTGGCGCTGCGTGTGGGCGATCACATGATGTTTGTCCAACTCCAGTTGGCGGCGCAGCAGTCAGGCAGCCAGCAGCCACCCCACAGGCACACGTCCAGGGGTCCTTCAGGCACGCACGGGGCAGCCGCAGGGTCCTCGCCAACAGGAAGTGGCCATGGCCCCCTCAGGTCCCCTGTGCATACACAGGAGACGGCGATGCCAGGGGTCAGTGAGGCTCCTCCGCGGTGCCCATCTGCTATGCCCGGCTCCCACAGCACTGCCACACCCTGcccacag ACTGAGGGCAGTTCTATGAGCACTGCTACTGGAGGCCAGGCCCGTAAGCCAGGGGCCGTCATCGAGAGCTTCGTCAACCATGCCCCCGGAGTCTTCTCTGGAACAttctcag GTACCCTGCACCCCAGTTGTCAGGACGTTAGTGGACGTCCACGTCGTGACATCAGCACCATCCTGCAGATCCTCAACGACCTCCTGAGCGCCACACGCCACTACCAGGGTAGTGCACCCACGCCTGCCGCAGTGCCCACTCTGTGCCATCTGAGATGCCCACCTCGACCTCGAGCgcactcctccacctcctcctctcctccgccatcgccctctccatccctctctccaccagCCTCCccgcgggcacacacacactcacacacaaccggACTGCAGCAACAACACGCCAGGACCACTG gcttcgAGCGGGAGCGCCACTGGGAGAACCGAGCGACACGCTGTAAGGTAGAGCGGCTCCAGATGCTCCTCCAGCAGCGTCGGCTC TCCCAAGCAGGCTCACCACACACCCAGCCTCCCCACGCCTGGTCAGCCCAGGCAACCGGGTGGGTGGTTGCaggccacagcagcagcagcgccgcctcctcctcgtcctcctcggcGGCGGCCCCGGATGGGGATGCAGCCTCTCTGGAGCTGGAGTACGAGGACGCCGCGTGGAGGCCCGAGGGCCCACCCACTGACCTCAGCAGCGAGGTCATCATGGCCTGA